A genome region from Actinomycetota bacterium includes the following:
- a CDS encoding HAMP domain-containing histidine kinase — MSNAWIVSGLDRLHPSVVVIVTVALLLIAWLVTLASGGTKTAFLHLFYLPILLSAVRWGVGSALLTAIAATLLSGPLMPLDVGADLPQPMTNWLTRGAFFVLVGMFVGALTGWVRAAGRRETALAEHERDLAIQRAAIIQTVSHEIRTPLTVIAGVAELLHHREDLVSERGRPLVDSLQRSTLRFRAMADMMLAAAEAGDEARIHPVTCTLNDVVTDTLSHLPGRVDAQRVLTSGDALLDEVLTVPEYVKLALRCVIDNALRFSPPQTPVEVVAARCGSRVRIEVRDRGPGIDPTFRDRAFEAFTQSDQSTTREIEGIGLGLYTARRLVNRLGGTIDLQPRQPTGTTATVEIPAPVAGDVAHDTDDARARADRIV; from the coding sequence ATGTCCAACGCCTGGATCGTGTCGGGGCTCGATCGCCTTCATCCCAGCGTGGTCGTGATCGTCACCGTGGCCCTGTTGCTCATCGCGTGGCTGGTGACGCTGGCGTCCGGAGGTACGAAGACCGCCTTCCTCCACCTGTTCTACCTGCCGATCCTCCTGTCGGCCGTCCGCTGGGGCGTCGGTAGCGCCCTGTTGACCGCGATCGCAGCCACGCTCCTCAGTGGTCCGCTGATGCCGCTCGACGTCGGAGCGGACCTGCCACAGCCGATGACGAACTGGCTGACGCGTGGAGCGTTCTTCGTGCTCGTGGGGATGTTCGTGGGTGCGTTGACCGGTTGGGTACGTGCTGCCGGCCGGCGCGAGACCGCGCTCGCCGAGCACGAACGCGATCTGGCCATCCAGCGCGCAGCGATCATCCAGACGGTCTCGCACGAGATCCGCACTCCCCTGACCGTCATCGCCGGTGTAGCCGAGCTCCTTCATCACCGCGAGGACCTGGTGTCGGAACGCGGTCGGCCTCTCGTCGACAGCCTGCAACGATCGACACTCAGGTTCCGCGCCATGGCGGACATGATGCTGGCCGCAGCAGAGGCCGGCGACGAGGCTCGTATCCATCCGGTGACCTGCACCTTGAACGACGTCGTGACCGACACGCTCTCTCACCTTCCTGGGCGGGTCGACGCCCAGCGGGTCCTCACGTCCGGTGATGCGTTGCTCGACGAGGTCCTGACCGTCCCCGAGTACGTCAAGCTCGCCCTCCGCTGCGTGATCGACAACGCGTTGCGGTTCTCGCCACCCCAGACGCCCGTCGAGGTGGTGGCGGCCCGCTGCGGCAGCCGTGTACGTATCGAGGTCCGCGACCGGGGCCCAGGCATCGATCCGACGTTCCGCGACCGTGCCTTCGAGGCTTTCACCCAGAGCGATCAGTCCACCACACGTGAGATCGAGGGCATCGGGCTAGGGCTGTACACCGCCCGCCGTCTCGTGAACCGCCTCGGTGGCACGATCGACCTCCAGCCCCGCCAGCCCACGGGGACGACCGCCACGGTCGAGATACCAGCGCCTGTCGCCGGTGATGTCGCACACGACACCGACGATGCCCGAGCACGAGCCGACCGCATCGTGTAG
- a CDS encoding nucleotidyltransferase domain-containing protein, giving the protein MDLSLPIRSVVPSLDGPVLAALASTTAPASLTQVHDRAARGSLSGVRKVLQRLVVHGIVHDGPAGYTLNHEHLAASAILLLAQLHGEVATRIRQWLADRPEDVVASGLFGSAARRDGDVDSDIDVVVLTASPAGPDLADGLADALERWTGNRGQVVVLTPDEARMLRDQGRAIVDAWRRDLQMLVGDRSEVLG; this is encoded by the coding sequence TTGGACCTGTCCCTGCCCATCCGGAGCGTCGTCCCCAGTCTCGACGGACCGGTCCTCGCCGCGCTGGCATCGACGACCGCCCCCGCGTCGCTCACGCAGGTACACGACCGCGCCGCACGTGGATCGCTCAGCGGCGTCCGCAAGGTCCTGCAGCGTCTGGTCGTGCACGGGATCGTGCACGACGGACCTGCTGGGTACACCCTCAACCACGAGCACCTGGCTGCTTCTGCGATCCTGTTGCTCGCGCAGCTGCACGGGGAGGTGGCGACCCGGATCCGCCAGTGGCTCGCCGACCGCCCCGAGGACGTGGTCGCCAGCGGGCTGTTCGGCTCCGCCGCCCGGAGAGACGGCGATGTGGACAGCGACATCGACGTGGTGGTGCTCACCGCTTCGCCAGCCGGGCCGGACCTCGCCGATGGACTCGCCGATGCCCTCGAGCGGTGGACCGGCAACCGTGGCCAGGTCGTGGTGCTCACCCCCGACGAAGCACGGATGTTGCGTGACCAAGGCCGGGCGATCGTGGACGCCTGGCGGCGGGACCTGCAGATGCTGGTGGGAGACCGGTCGGAGGTGCTGGGGTGA
- a CDS encoding S8 family peptidase, whose protein sequence is MSPTRLSRVATVAAATIAVMAITLPATADHGEGLVPPTGQAVVALIDTGINPYHVEFRDDSELAQQHPSTYIDGYPEDVPALHLTLDAPDYETAMQRDCETWRSVERGQLYWIPGTKIVGAASFRNANPSCGADGLEGQTHILDSSGHGTMVASRAAANTFGACPSCRIVAVEFPTSIPIVLPTGSENPAIEAISWTADQRGWIDVQSNSWGPFVPVYDPTGAGGLLGANPRFVSEVERVSAAQPAFWASGNGAAFRGGVLGHPTFLTPHATPSAIMVGGHDSGHVQTWPGFPPHLVSDSCDSWAAQARTMDETGARVGGGTSGATPFVAGGGARILAEARLLLGDTTTGQTDGQADGAVVAQGEPGAIEDGPLADGVLTRDEWQRILYTTATPRPEAQFEDGPPCGVRAAPYNETPVHWSDVPEGFPEYLNIGYGAVDDPAVALAFQVLRGEEALPDRTQTDRYFQAHHILGGITHQIYTAPSGAFATAG, encoded by the coding sequence ATGAGCCCAACACGCCTGTCCCGGGTCGCCACCGTCGCGGCCGCCACCATCGCCGTCATGGCGATCACCCTGCCGGCGACCGCCGACCACGGGGAGGGCCTCGTGCCACCGACCGGCCAGGCCGTGGTGGCGCTGATCGACACGGGAATCAACCCCTACCACGTGGAGTTCCGTGACGACTCCGAGCTGGCACAGCAGCACCCCTCGACCTACATCGACGGCTACCCCGAGGACGTGCCGGCGCTGCACCTGACGCTGGACGCCCCCGACTACGAGACCGCGATGCAGCGCGACTGCGAGACCTGGCGGTCGGTCGAGCGCGGGCAGCTGTACTGGATCCCGGGCACGAAGATCGTCGGGGCGGCGTCGTTCCGGAACGCCAACCCCAGCTGCGGCGCGGACGGGCTGGAGGGCCAGACCCACATCCTCGACTCGAGCGGACACGGCACGATGGTGGCCTCCCGCGCGGCCGCGAACACCTTCGGTGCCTGCCCGAGCTGCCGCATCGTCGCGGTCGAGTTCCCCACCAGCATCCCGATCGTCCTCCCGACCGGATCGGAGAACCCGGCCATCGAGGCGATCAGTTGGACCGCCGACCAGCGGGGATGGATCGACGTGCAGTCCAACTCGTGGGGCCCGTTCGTCCCGGTCTACGACCCCACCGGCGCCGGGGGGCTGCTGGGCGCCAACCCGCGGTTCGTGTCGGAGGTGGAACGCGTCTCGGCGGCGCAGCCGGCGTTCTGGGCCTCGGGCAACGGCGCCGCGTTCCGTGGCGGCGTGCTCGGTCACCCCACGTTCCTGACCCCGCACGCGACCCCGTCGGCGATCATGGTCGGCGGGCACGACTCGGGGCACGTGCAGACCTGGCCCGGCTTCCCTCCCCACCTCGTCAGCGACTCGTGCGACTCGTGGGCGGCGCAGGCCCGCACGATGGACGAGACCGGTGCCCGGGTCGGTGGTGGCACCTCCGGCGCCACGCCGTTCGTGGCCGGCGGCGGCGCCCGCATCCTCGCCGAGGCGCGCCTGCTGCTCGGCGATACCACGACGGGTCAGACCGACGGCCAGGCCGACGGCGCCGTGGTGGCCCAGGGCGAGCCCGGCGCGATCGAGGACGGCCCACTGGCCGACGGGGTCCTCACCCGCGACGAGTGGCAGCGCATCCTGTACACGACCGCGACGCCCCGACCCGAGGCGCAGTTCGAGGACGGCCCGCCGTGCGGGGTCCGCGCAGCGCCCTACAACGAGACCCCGGTGCATTGGAGCGACGTGCCCGAGGGCTTCCCCGAGTACCTCAACATCGGCTACGGGGCGGTCGACGACCCGGCCGTCGCGCTGGCGTTCCAGGTGCTGCGGGGGGAGGAGGCGCTGCCCGACCGCACCCAGACCGACCGGTACTTCCAGGCCCACCACATCCTCGGCGGCATCACCCACCAGATCTACACCGCGCCGAGCGGAGCGTTCGCGACTGCGGGGTAG
- a CDS encoding DNA-binding protein: MTARQRGRTARCTRAQALERLAQARTYLEAAALVADDGEFAGVAAALAVLSGIAAADAACCARLGHHHRGQDHRGAVDVLGTVDPGGAAMARDLQRLLDRKDAAHYGLTGVGAADERRMVSWARRLYERARSAVEA; this comes from the coding sequence GTGACGGCACGACAACGAGGGCGGACCGCACGCTGCACCCGAGCGCAGGCCCTTGAACGCCTCGCGCAGGCCAGGACGTACCTCGAAGCCGCAGCTCTCGTCGCTGACGACGGTGAGTTCGCGGGCGTGGCAGCCGCGCTGGCCGTCCTCTCGGGCATCGCCGCGGCGGACGCCGCCTGCTGTGCACGTCTGGGCCACCACCATCGAGGGCAGGACCATCGCGGCGCCGTGGATGTGCTCGGCACGGTCGACCCCGGCGGTGCGGCGATGGCACGCGATCTGCAGCGCCTGCTCGACCGCAAGGACGCTGCTCACTACGGCCTGACCGGCGTCGGCGCTGCCGACGAACGCCGCATGGTCTCGTGGGCGCGACGCCTGTACGAGCGGGCGCGGTCGGCCGTCGAGGCCTGA